A window from Leptospira meyeri encodes these proteins:
- a CDS encoding LptF/LptG family permease: protein MAKQVDLRTVRVFSKDDLPPDFMVDTDRLGKWKRFKPSILRIYILKEILSPFLVALSFFTMIYMAVAIQKMIGLFVGKGVDFFRLLDYMGYVFGNTLPMTIPMACLMSGIMAAGRLSGDSEITAMRASGVSFPYIYSNFLVFGFLMTLIVGYLNFYLGPENTRKMKDFDNWIATYNPLLAIQPGQFSGDKTQDFFSEKGRTMYSGGIDADGNLSNVQIREWAISADGTDFIMVNNLAVPMGGSRMLQIINAKEGLLVEKKNLSGEYEKSVRLRKGYVIEWDPETNAIGVTNFMDGEMDYNTPAKKDTKTLSINVKPDTFSLPMLIEIRNAIESEGLENIPGLEILKEYGLSIKGVGGLKQMVEQFKYELLMGATSGNQEEMAQKFALFTQLSELLNESKKTLTGFNVEIHKRFATPLSCQIFFFLSFPLGLVVKRSGKGMSFTLAVIFLLIYYTFFIFGSGISYKENVPDWVGPWSANIVIATLSIYIMISRTDAKLPESIRSRLGFYFRFRDLLDERIELVKNRFRKPK, encoded by the coding sequence TTGGCTAAACAAGTTGACCTTCGCACTGTAAGAGTCTTCTCGAAAGATGACCTACCACCGGATTTTATGGTGGATACAGACCGTTTGGGAAAATGGAAGCGGTTTAAACCATCCATTCTAAGAATTTATATTCTTAAAGAAATCCTAAGTCCTTTTCTTGTCGCACTTTCTTTTTTTACGATGATTTATATGGCAGTGGCCATTCAGAAAATGATTGGACTCTTTGTGGGAAAGGGTGTCGATTTTTTTCGTCTTTTGGACTATATGGGATATGTTTTTGGTAACACACTTCCAATGACGATTCCTATGGCGTGTTTGATGTCAGGGATCATGGCTGCGGGTCGTTTGTCAGGAGATTCTGAAATTACAGCCATGCGGGCTTCCGGTGTTTCTTTCCCTTATATTTATTCTAACTTTCTTGTTTTTGGGTTTCTCATGACTTTGATTGTTGGTTATCTAAATTTTTATCTCGGACCAGAAAACACTCGTAAGATGAAGGATTTTGATAACTGGATTGCTACATACAATCCTCTACTTGCAATCCAACCTGGCCAATTTTCCGGAGACAAAACCCAGGACTTTTTTTCAGAAAAAGGTAGAACTATGTATTCTGGTGGAATTGATGCCGATGGAAATTTAAGTAACGTTCAAATCCGGGAATGGGCAATCTCTGCTGATGGAACAGACTTTATTATGGTAAATAATTTAGCTGTTCCGATGGGTGGATCTCGTATGTTACAAATCATCAATGCCAAAGAAGGTTTGTTAGTTGAGAAAAAGAACTTAAGTGGGGAGTATGAAAAGTCTGTTCGTCTGCGAAAAGGTTATGTAATCGAATGGGATCCAGAAACGAATGCCATTGGAGTAACCAATTTTATGGATGGAGAAATGGACTACAATACTCCAGCTAAAAAGGATACAAAAACTTTGAGTATCAACGTAAAGCCAGACACCTTTTCCTTACCTATGCTGATTGAAATACGAAATGCAATCGAATCAGAAGGTTTAGAAAACATTCCTGGTTTGGAAATTTTGAAAGAATATGGTTTATCGATCAAAGGTGTCGGTGGCTTAAAACAAATGGTGGAGCAGTTTAAGTATGAATTACTCATGGGGGCAACCAGTGGTAACCAAGAAGAGATGGCTCAAAAATTTGCCTTATTTACTCAACTTTCGGAATTGCTCAATGAATCAAAGAAAACACTCACTGGTTTTAATGTAGAAATCCATAAACGATTTGCTACCCCGCTTTCCTGCCAGATTTTTTTCTTTTTGTCTTTTCCATTAGGTTTAGTTGTCAAACGTTCGGGAAAGGGAATGAGTTTTACCCTTGCCGTTATCTTTCTATTAATTTATTATACGTTTTTTATTTTTGGATCGGGAATTTCTTACAAGGAAAATGTCCCCGACTGGGTTGGACCTTGGTCGGCTAATATTGTGATTGCCACACTTTCCATCTACATTATGATTTCGCGGACCGACGCCAAATTGCCTGAGTCAATCCGTAGCCGATTGGGTTTTTATTTCCGATTTCGGGACCTTTTGGATGAGAGGATAGAACTTGTAAAAAATCGATTCCGAAAACCCAAATAA